Proteins encoded within one genomic window of Vidua macroura isolate BioBank_ID:100142 chromosome 2, ASM2450914v1, whole genome shotgun sequence:
- the ALG8 gene encoding probable dolichyl pyrophosphate Glc1Man9GlcNAc2 alpha-1,3-glucosyltransferase produces MAAGGRGWFRALALGVSFLKCLLIPAYYSTDFEVHRNWLAITHNLPLSQWYYEATSEWTLDYPPFFAWFEYVLSHIAKYFDPQMLVVENLNYASRATIFFQRLSVIFTDTLFIYAVHECCRCINGKRAAKDILEKPTFILAVLLLWNFGLLIVDHIHFQYNGFLFGLMLLSVARLCQKRYLEGAFLFAVLLHFKHIYVYVAPAYGVYLLRSYCFTANNADGSLKWRSFSFLHVTLLGLIVCLVSALSLGPFLVLGQLPQVISRLFPFKRGLCHAYWAPNFWALYNAMDKALTILGLKCNFLDATKIPKASMTGGLVQEFQHTVLPSVTPLATLICTFIAILPSVFCLWFKPQGPRGFLQCLVLCALSSFMFGWHVHEKAILLAILPLSLLSIQRAKDAGIYLILATTGHFSLFPLLFTTPELPIKILLMLLFTIYSFSSLKSLFRREKPLLNWLETIYLIQLVPLEIFCEIVFPLTPWKRHFPFVPLLLTSVYCALGITYAWLKLYVSVLTERIPVRQKAE; encoded by the exons ATGGCGGCGGGCGGCCGCGGCTGGTTCCGCGCGCTGGCGCTCGGCGTGTCCTTCCTCAAGTGCCTCCTCATCCCCGCCTA TTACTCCACAGATTTCGAAGTCCATAGGAACTGGCTTGCCATCACCCACAACTTGCCCCTCTCTCAGTGGTACTACGAG GCGACCTCGGAATGGACCCTGGATTATCCACcattttttgcttggtttgaATATGTGCTTTCTCACATTGCCAAGTACTTTGACCCCCAAATGTTGGTTGTTGAAAACTTGAATTATGCCAGTCGTGCAACCATCTTCTTCCAAAGGCTTTCTGTCATCTTTACAGATACCCTCTTCATATATGCAGTTCATGA GTGCTGCAGATGTATAAATGGAAAACGAGCTGCAAAGGATATCCTGGAAAAACCAACATTTATTCTTGCTGTTCTGCTCTTGTGGAATTTTGGGTTGTTAATTGTGGATC ATATTCACTTCCAGTACAATGGCTTCCTCTTTGGGCTGATGCTTCTTTCTGTTGCTCGGCTGTGTCAG aaaaggtATTTGGAGggtgcttttctttttgctgttcttctgcATTTCAAACACATCTACGTGTACGTGGCCCCAGCATATGGTGTTTATTTGTTACGATCCTACTGCTTTACTGCAAATAATGCAG ATGGATCCCTGAAGTGGAGAAGTTTCAGCTTTCTTCATGTAACTCTTCTGGGACTGATTGTCTGTCTTGTTTCTGCTCTTTCACTGGGACCCTTCCTAGTACTG GGTCAGTTGCCTCAAGTAATTTCACGGCTCTTCCCTTTCAAGCGAGGTCTCTGCCATGCATATTGGGCCCCCAACTTCTGGGCTTTGTATAATGCCATGGATAAAGCACTGACAATTCTTG ggTTAAAGTGCAATTTTCTTGATGCTACAAAAATTCCTAAAGCCTCCATGACAGGAGGGCTGGTTCAAGAGTTTCAGCACACTGTCCTCCCTTCAGTGACTCCACTGGCAACATTAATCTGTACTTTCATAGCTATATTG ccctctgttttctgtctttggtTTAAACCTCAAGGGCCCCGAGGCTTTCTACAGTGCCTTGTTCTCTGTGCATTGAGCTCCTTCATGTTTGGCTGGCATGTGCACGAGAAAGCAATACTCCTTGCAATTCTGCCTTTAAG CTTATTGTCTATTCAGAGAGCCAAGGATGCTGGCATCTACTTGATTCTGGCAACAACAGGGCATTTCTCACTTTTTCCATTGTTGTTCACAACACCAG aactTCCAATTAAAATACTGCTTATGCTGCTGTTTACTATTTATAGCTTCTCGTCATTGAAATCTCTATTCAG GAGAGAGAAACCTCTACTTAACTGGCTTGAAACAATCTACCTCATCCAACTAGTGCCCTTGGAAATCTTCTGTGAAATCGTATTTCCCCTGACCCCCTGGAAACGGCACTTCCCTTTTGTCCCCCTGTTGCTGACCTCTGTGTACTGCGCTCTGGGAATCACATACGCTTGGCTGAAACTCTACGTCTCTGTCTTGACTGAGAGAATTCCTGTCAGACAAAAGGCTGAGTAA
- the NDUFC2 gene encoding NADH dehydrogenase [ubiquinone] 1 subunit C2, producing MAFLPDESRSLPPPPLLNKGSMWLGFAGWMTALIDNAFNQRPIFRAGIHRQILLATLGCFVGYQLVKRTEYMHAKVDRELFEYIRHHPVDFNSSTEKKRIGQLLEDFHPIR from the exons ATGGCGTTCCTGCCGGACGAGTCGCGgtcgctgccgccgccgccgctcctcAACAAGGGCTCGATGTGGCTCGGGTTCGCGGGGTGGATGACGGCGCTGATAGACAACGCCTTTAACCAGCGCCCCATCTTCCGAGCCG gtatTCACCGGCAGATCCTGTTAGCTACCTTGGGCTGCTTTGTTGGCTACCAGCTCGTGAAACGCACCGAGTACATGCATGCCAAGGTGGACAGAGAGCTGTTCGAGTACATCAGGCACCATCCAGTGGACTTCAACTCATCAACAG AAAAGAAACGAATAGGGCAGCTCTTGGAGGATTTCCACCCAATTCGATGA